In Balaenoptera acutorostrata chromosome 3, mBalAcu1.1, whole genome shotgun sequence, the genomic stretch CTTTCAAGCGAGTGATGCTGAAGGGATAACGGGAACGCAGCAGCAGGATGGAGGAAAAAGGCACTGCGCTGCGGAATTCttgggaagaaagggggaaaCCTTTCATCCAGGATGAGGGGCATGTAAAAAGACCTGAGCAGTCCATGGCGGAACggtttctcctctctctctccctgctgcaTGCGGCACTGGGAACTCTGCTCACCCCACCTGCGTCCAGAATCTGCTCACTCACGTCAGCTTTCTCCTTCTGTTTCATTCTAGGACTTCTGCACCGATCTGGCCGTCTCCAGTGCCAACTTCATCCCGACAGTGACTGCCATCTCGACCAGCCCGGACCTGCAGTGGCTAGTGCAGCCCACCCTGGTCTCCTCCgtggccccatcccagaccagaGCCCCCCACCCCTATGGAGTCCCCACCTCCTCGGCTGGGGCTTACTCCAGGGCTGGAGTCATGAAGACCATGAACGGAGGCAGAGCTCAGAGCATTGGCAGGAGGGGCAAGGTGGAACAGGTGAGTTCTCAGCACCTTctctggggtgggggtagggtggcTTCAGCActggtggaggtggggagcaCAGCGGACAGGGTGAAGCCATTGATGGAAATGACTAGACATCCCGAATGGCGAGCCAAGCCCTTTCCATCCCAAGTTAGGCTCTGATAGTCCCATTCTAAGAAATACCCTAATGTGTAGTTTCTTCCCTAATAGGTTCCTATCTCATGTTTTCAGTCTGGGCTCTTCTTTGGCTCTTGCTGAGgttcttattttaaatgcaagTCACACCCAGCTTGCAACTGCAGGTTAGAAATGGCTTCACAGAAGAGGTGTTAGGAGCTGGGAAGCTGCAGGAGCCAGTGTCACTGGGGTGGGTGAATGGAACTGATGGCAGACACTGTTACTGAATGCtgctctcccccccccccccgcccccacccagttgtccccagaagaagaggagaaaaggagaatCCGAAGGGAAAGGAATAAGATGGCTGCAGCCAAATGCCGGAACCGAAGGAGGGAGCTGACTGACACACTCCAAGCGGTAGGTAGAGCCCATGGGtcacttctttttaaaacttaagggGAAAGTTGGAGATTGGACATAAGGGAGCAGCGTCCTTGAGTAAGACCGTGTCTTATGTTTTGCTTTGTCCTCTCTATCCAGGAAACAGACCAACTAGAAGATGAGAAGTCTGCTTTGCAGACTGAGATTGCCAACCTgctaaaggagaaggaaaaactaGAGTTCATCCTGGCAGCTCACCGACCTGCCTGCAAGATCCCTGATGACATGGGCTTCCCAGAAGAAATGTCTGTGGCTTCCCTTGATCTGAGCGGGGGCCTGCCTGAAGCTGCCACCCCCGAATCTGAGGAGGCCTTCACCCTACCCCTCCTTAATGACCCTGAGCCCAAGCCCTCAGTGGAGCCCGTCCAGAGCATCAGCAGCGTGGAGCTGAAGGCTGAGCCCTTTGATGACTTCCTGTTCCCAGCATCGTCCAGGCCCAGCGGCTCTGAGACCGCCCGCTCTGTGCCAGACATGGACCTGTCTGGTTCCTTCTATGCAGCAGACTGGGAGCCCCTGCACGGTGGCTCCCTGGGGATGGGGCCCATGGCCACAGAGCTGGAACCCCTGTGCACCCCGGTGGTCACCTGTACGCCCAGCTGCACTACTTACACGTCTTCCTTCGTCTTCACCTACCCTGAGGCTGACTCCTTCCCCAGCTGTGCAGCTGCCCACCGCAAGGGCAGCAGCAGCAACGAGCCCTCCTCTGACTCGCTCAGCTCACCCACGCTGCTGGCCCTGTGAGCAGGCAGAGAGGGGAGGCAGCAGGCACGCATGTGCCACTGCCCGAGTCGGTGCATTACAGAGAGGAGGAACACGTCTTCCCTCGAGGGTTCCCATAGACCTAGGGAGGACCTTATCTGTGCGTGAAACACACCAGGCTGTGGGCCTCAAGGACTTGACAGCATCCATGTGTGGACCCAAGTCCTTACCTCTTCCGGAGATGTAGCAAAACGCATGGAGTGTGTATTGTTCCCAGTGACACATCTGAGAGCTGGTAGTTAGTAGCATGTTGAGCCAGGCCTGGgtctgtgtctcttttctctttctctttagtCTTCTCATAGCATTAACTAATCTATCGGGTTCGTTATTGGAATTAACCTGGTGCTGGATATTTTCAAATTGTATCTAGTGCAGCTGATTTTAACAATAACTACTGTGTTCCTGGCAATTGTGTGTTCTGATTAGCAATGACCAATATTAAACTAAGGAAAGATATGACTTTATTTTCTGGTAGATAGAAATAAATAGCTATATCCATGTACTGTAGTTTTTCTTCAACATCAATGTTCATTGTAACGTTACTGATCATGCATTGTTGAGGTGGTCTGAATGTTCTGACATTAACAGTTTTCCATGAAAacgttttattgtgtttttaatttatttattaagatgGATTctcagatatttatatttttattttatttttttctaccttgaGGTCTTTTGACATGTGGAAAGTGAATCTGAATGAAAAATTTAAGCATTGTTTGCTTATTGTTCAAAGACATTGTCAATAAAAGCATTTAAGTTGAATGCGACCAACCTCGTGCTCTTTTCATTCTGGAAGTTTTGTAAGATTCCAGGAGGTATCATCGGAGACCAGTTTGTCAAGAAGGGTAGCTCCTGGAGGGGACACACTGCTCTGTTTGATCCCTTATCAAAAAGAGAGAAACTCTGGAGCTGAGGTTGGAAAATTGTACAGACGCGTGTCTTCACCTTGCAGTGCTGAGTCTCCCCTTAGAGATTCTAGGAATGGGAAACTGCTTTGCAACAGCTTTTGTGAGAACACGTCTTCCTTCTTCTGTTTTAAAAGTCGAAGAGGGGCATATTTAAGTCTACTTGTGCTAATACTAAACTTAAATGTCTTGGTCTTCTAGGAATCCTTTTAGCAAACAATTAAGCTTTGCACGAACCACTTTAACTTTTTGCCACAAAATCATGTGACGGTTACTCCCTCCTTAAAGGAGAGCAAATTGAACGGTTAGAATGACGACTTTCTCAATATTCCACTATTGGGATTGGAATCTTAACTTCTTCATTCATTACCCTAGCCAACAGGCTGAACTGCCTCTTAacacttggtttaaaaaaaaaaagttttcagacttccctggtggtccagtggttaagactctgcccttccaatgcaggggacgggggtttgattcctggtccagaaactaagatcccacaagccttgtggtgtggccaaaaaaagaaaaaagaaaaagttttcacctggttaggaaaaaaaataaacccacaacTTTTCAGTCCTTAACTCTTCAGTCCTTAACTCAAACAGACATACATTTAGTTGTAGTCTTTTTATTCTCAGAAAGAAAGGACGGGGGTTCTCATCCCTATCCATTCGTAATAAATGCATTGTAATTTCTGAAGTTTCTTTAACATATGCCTGACATTCACTGGGGGAAGAAAAAGCTGGCTCTGAGAATTCGAGAGATCTCAGACAGTACAAACAGTGGTTGATCATTAGGTAAATAAAAAGTTACATGATAGCTCGAGAAGGAGAAGTCAACATGACTTCATGAATAAGCTTTAACTTAGAAACTTTATCATCTTAATGAAGAACATGACCTTTGTCTGGGACACCTCTGGTGATGGGGTGCTTTCATGCACAGGTACCAACCACAAAGAGAGGAGGCGGCGTCCTTCCTCCCCTGCTCTCTGCTATCATGTGGGCACCAAGCTCGGAAGCCAGAGCCCAGGTTTGCACCCATGCCAGGTGGAAGAGGAGCTTCAGGGCCAGCCTTCTAATGCTTTGGTGACACTAAAAATCACTGGGTGGTTATGCGATGTCATACTCAGCCAAGttgaaagttttaatttaaaatgacagTTCCATTGAGGGTGGTGTTCACACCTATGATCTCCCAGCTCCTCACATAATAACTGACATTTGAAAGCAACTTGCTTTAGGCTCTTAAGAGCACTGATCTCTCACACATCACTTGCATATTATTTTTGCCTGTCCAGCAATAATGAAAATGGCCTTAGACTCCCTGTTTGCTGTCCAGAGGGTAAATTTTCTGTAGCCTTTAGATAGGACCTAAACTGGATACAGAATTACTGTAACTAACACCTAGATCTCAAGTAACAAGAAGATATCTGAAGGAAACCAGCTGGATCCCCTACATGTACAGTAATAACAACCCATGGA encodes the following:
- the FOS gene encoding protein c-Fos, with translation MMFSGFNADYEASSSRCSSASPAGDSLSYYHSPADSFSSMGSPVNAQDFCTDLAVSSANFIPTVTAISTSPDLQWLVQPTLVSSVAPSQTRAPHPYGVPTSSAGAYSRAGVMKTMNGGRAQSIGRRGKVEQLSPEEEEKRRIRRERNKMAAAKCRNRRRELTDTLQAETDQLEDEKSALQTEIANLLKEKEKLEFILAAHRPACKIPDDMGFPEEMSVASLDLSGGLPEAATPESEEAFTLPLLNDPEPKPSVEPVQSISSVELKAEPFDDFLFPASSRPSGSETARSVPDMDLSGSFYAADWEPLHGGSLGMGPMATELEPLCTPVVTCTPSCTTYTSSFVFTYPEADSFPSCAAAHRKGSSSNEPSSDSLSSPTLLAL